In Pyrus communis chromosome 15, drPyrComm1.1, whole genome shotgun sequence, the genomic stretch GTCAAGTTATGAAAGGTTCAGGTTCAGGTTGTTGGGAAATCATGAAAGGTTCAGGCTCCTTTTTGTTCCGCCTCTATGGGACATCCATATGACTCGTATTACTATATGAGTGCGTGACAGTGAGTGACTAGTTTTTCCTTTCTCACTCGCTTTGTGTATTTAAGACATACGTGTATAAGTATACGACAGTTCTCTTAACTCTGCCCAATTATTCTAACACTTACGTAAGCACATCTCAAGAGGCTAATATGGTATTTACAAACAATTGTAGGTTGTAGCAGTTGATAACATTGACTGTAGAGGTGGTCCATGTGTTGTTTAATGAGCTGGTCGACATTCATTCAAAAAGAGCATgtatcctttttcttttttcttttttttttctcctttagtTTTTGGGTTTGGTCAAGACTCAATAGGCAGGGACCAGGGAGGATTAGCTGGCAAAAGGTTAGGTCTTGGGGTTTCATCAAACCGTGTGAGGCTGTGAGCcgcgaatgaagcagcagcaTGCATAATTCCATGTGCTTCGCACGATAATTCGAACCACCCTTCTCTCTaccatttgattcatttcttgcACCCTTAGGAACACATATATTCTCTCTTCAAAGCCAAAGtttgttttgaagtgtttttaaataacTTTGTGTGTAACTCATGAGTTCATTGGTTGTTTGAGTAACAAAACCTCAAGGAGAAAGACGAATAGTTTGAGGTGTATGATATACTCTATAGGACAGACAACTTGATCATTACACTATCAAATTATCAATTCCACAAGGCCAACTGGGTTTCTCAACCCCGGTTGCCTACAGAAAAGTTTGAAGTCCATCCTTTTTGAAATTGCATCTTCTCAAGATATAATAATGTGCTTGCTAGTTTTCTACTAATGTGCTTGCCAGTTTTGATTAACATTTACTTTTGTATAAGTTTGTAGTACTAACTACTATCCTCttattgttttgtgtgaatTAGATGAACGTAAAGGCGTCAAAGGTCTCAAGGGCCTCAAGCTCAAGTTCAAACTCaatgagatcaaaatcaaatagcCCTCATGATCAAACAAACTCATCTTCGAGTATACCATCGGAAGTAAGTAGTCATATCTTTCTATTACTTTTGCCCTtgtgtttaataattaattcattaattgtaATGAATCtcttatttgaaaaattaattgtatGATTCTCTTATTTTAGATGGACATTGGTGAATCAACTTCACCTAAAAACACCATGGTGGCACCTCGACAAACTCCTAGTTCTCTTGGTGGATCCGGAAATCCCGCCGATGCAACTCCAAAAGAAGGTGACCAAAGTGACCAAGTAAGTAAAGAAGAAGCTCTTTTGGAATCATTAAAAAGTCATGAAAGGTCTAAAGTTTGGGAGcactttgaaagaaaaattgaggGTGGTAGAGTTAAGGGGTTGTGCAAGTATTGCGCTCAATCAAATATGGCCGACCCAGATAAAAATGGTACAACTAATTTAAGAAACCATATAGCAAGATGTAGAAGCTACGGTCCTAATAAGGAAATATTTGCCGCAAATAGGCAAAAGATCTTAACCTTTGCCGGCACGAAAGATAAGTTGGAAGCTATAGGTTTTTCTCAACAAGAAGTAACTAAGGCTTGTGTTGAGATGATAATTATAGATGAGTTGCCTTTTACTTTTGTTGAAGGAGAAGGTTTTCGCCGTTTTTGCATGCAAGCATGTCCTATGTGGAGAGTGCCTAGTCGTAAGACAATTGCTAAGGATGtacttagcttgttttattCCGAAAAGGATAAATTGAAGAGTCAATTGAAGACATTTAGGGTGTGTCTAACAACGGACACATGGACTTCTATTCAACAAACCAATTATATGGTTCTCACCGCCCATTTTATTGATGATGATTGAATGTTACATaaaaagattttgaatttttgtgttaTTCCAAATCATAAAGGAGAATCCATTGCTCAACTTTTGGAGGAGTGTTTAGTGGAGTGGGGTATAGAGAAGGTGTTAACCATTACGGTTGACAATGCTTCCGCAAATGATTATGGTTTAAGGGACTTGGTGCACCGAATAAGTGGGTGGGGCATTCCTAATGCACTCTTGCATGATGGAAAATATTTGCATATGAGGTGTGTTGCTCATATCCTCAATTTGGTTGTGAATTATGGGATAAAATTGTTGAATACGGCTATACAAAGCATTCGTAATGCGGTTAGGTACGTAAGATCTTCCCCTCAAAGGTTGGAAAGCTTTAAAAGGTGTGTTGAGAAAGTGAGAATAGAGAGCAAAGGGCTTGTGATTTTGGATGTCCCTACTAGGTGGAATTCCACATTTTTAATGTTGGAATCGGCTTTAAAGTTCAAGATGGCTTTTGATAGATTAAAAGTAGATGATGGTCATTACCTTCCGTAATTTGTTAAAGACAATCATGATAATATGAGGGAGGGGCCACCTTCGATGGATGATTGGAGTGAGGCGGGGATATTTGCAATCTTTTTGAGACCTTTTTATGAAGTCACTTTAAAAGTATGTTGTTCTAATACTCCAACCGTTCATACTACTTTTGGTGATTTGTTTAAGATCAAAAATCTCTTGCATGAAAACAAAGATGATGAACTTTTGTCTATGATCTCCAAGTTgatgcaagaaaaatatgacaagTATTGAGGTTTACTTAAAAGACATGAATCAATATCTTTTTATAGCACTTGTGCTTGATCCTCGCCACAAATTAGATAAAGTTGTTGATTATTTTGAGATACAATTTGGTGAGGATGAAGAAAAGGTTGAAAGTGCCACAAATGGGGTGAAGGACTTATTGATTGATCTTTACAAGATTCATGAAAATATGTCTTTGAGTACACAACAAAGTATAAGTGGTGGTGGTAGTTCTCAAACGACAAGTGGAGACTCTTCATCAAGCATGACCGAAATAGAaagaaagttgaaagaaaaaagtgaaatgAGAAAAGCAAAGAGAGCCCGGGTTGTGCATAATGATGTTGACAAGTATCTTTCCGATCctaatgaaggagaagaagaggagaactTTGATGTATTGAATTGGTGAAGAGTGAATGGGGTTTCTAAGTACCCTATTTTGGCACGTGTTGCAAGAGAGATCTTAACTATTCCCGTATCAACCATTGCTTCGGAATCCTCCTTTAGTACAAGTGGACGGATAATTGATCCATATCGTAGTTCTTTAAGTCCAAAAATGGTGGAGGCTTTGATATGTACTCAAAATTGGCTTAGGTTCATTCATGTTGCATTACATCATGAGCCAACCATTGAGGAGATGGAGTtttgtgaagaagttgagaaatgtaattttatttattgcatttgattttgttagattattttaaataatattttaattaatatcttttcttttattatttgtatgtAGAAATGGCAAGTGGAAGTTCAAAAAAAGGTGATATGTTGCCCCCTAAGCCACCCAAGCGTTACCAAGCAAATTATCATTGAAAAAGTTGGTGGATCACTCTCATACCATTAAGGCATAAGAAGAGTTTTGGAAGCTttgaactttgatgtttattttaagtttggatttttggaagctttgaactttgatgtttatttaaCTTTGGACTTTGGAACACTTGATTATAATTGAACTTTgaattgaatgtttattttcattgtctttgacgattatgtttgaatgattatattAGAAATTTGAATGATTATTTCATTGTCTTTGAATGATTATATTAGAAATTTGGAATGCTTATTTTGACGATTATGTTGAAATGGGACTCATTACAAAATGGCTGCAAGTTGGTTTCATACAATTGTTTTTAGCTActtagaagagaaaaaaaaaaaaaaaaaaaaaaaaaaaaccgaacctggccgaaaccgaaccgagaaaaaccgaaccgaacacaAACCGAGAGAAAATCGGACCGAACTGAACCGAACagtaatttcggttcggtttccggttttggcaaaaaaccgaaccgaacccacccctagCTCACTaccatttagtgtggtgtatgATCACCGCCCTGTTTATTATTGGtagataagtttgaattttgagatttgtccTGATCCACTACacgaatctcaaaattcaaactcatctaacaatgataaataaaatgatgagCATACACTATACTAAAATGATGATGAGTAAAAATACTCCCAATATTTAATCCCCTAATCCCATTCCCAACAAATTAACCCAAAGAATATTGCATAAAGCACACCCACCAAGGCAAACCAAGACTTAACTTATACGTTCGGCTGGAAGAAAGTTAAAGGCACCACCTTTCCCTTTCCCCCttcccctttccctttccctttccctttcccaacTCCACCATTTTCTCCCTTAACCCAACTCCACCATTTTCTCCcttaaaaaatccaaaaaaacatGACAGGATTTTGCAAGCGGCTGGAGATTTCCGTCGCAAAAAAAGCACTAGAAGCCTAATCCCATTTTTTAACAGAAGTTTCCTTTTCTCCTCTTCCTTGGCGGTGTCTTCGTGGCGGCTACTTTTTGGTACGTTTCGGTTTTTGATTGGCAGTTTTCCGTAAATAACTCGACTTGTAGGGCTGTTTTTTGTGACGAGCAAGTTTACCGCCTATACAAAAAGCTTCCGCTTTTTACTATAAAACCGAGCTGACGACGTAGACACTCTCGGCCGCCGGAGCTGCCTAAGATTCGTCCTCCAAGAAAAaggattaaattaaattaacaaaatatctGGAAAACAAAATTCTCCGAATCTTCTCTTCCCGTTTCGCCCTCCCGAAGCCTCCAGAATTTCCGAGGCGCCCTCGGCTTCGGCACTTCTCGCTGGCTTTTGGGGCAGCTGGAGCTTTCTGTATTCGAATTCAATTTTTGTTCGGGAGTATTTGGGTTCTGGTTTTttctggagagagagagagagagagaaaatgttgtgtaatatgataTTGGTGCCgagaaagaagaagattggGAAGGTGCCGGTGTATCTGAACGTGTACGATCTTACGCCGATCAATGGGTACGCGTATTGGCTTGGTCTCGGAGTCTACCATTCCGGCGTCCAAGGTAATAGATtttattgggtttttgttttttatttgtgttagGGTTATCTTCTGTTTGGTTGTCCAGAAAGTTTAGATCTGGCTGCGTGTTTTGGTTGAATGAATACTGAAGAAATTGATATGAAAGTCTAAATTTTTGGATGTGGGTTGTGGAATTTCGATTCAGTTGAACTTGGGTTTTATGTTTTAGGAAGAATCAAAGAGTTCCTGagtgatttgattaattttgcAATTTGGGTAATTAGAATTCAGTTTTCATGTTTTGGGGTGTGATAAATTCAGAACCTTCACTCTCCATTGAACTCAATTGCAAGCAATTTTCCCAatttttgaattgatttttgtTACTGTGGGTAGTAGAAGCACGCAGATATGATGTAATCCATTGATTGAGATTTTTATGTTAGACTTGTAATTAGATGTTTGTATTTGTTAATTGGCATGAAATGCTTTATTGTAATGTGATGTAGTACATGGCGTTGAATATGCTTTTGGAGCTCATGACCATGCAACGACTGGGATTTTCGAAGTGGAACCGAAGCAGTGTCCCGGCTTTGTGTTTAGAAAATCGATTTTGATCGGAAGAACGGATTTAGGTCCGAAGGACGTCCGTGCCTTTATGGAGAAACGAGCAGAGGAGTACTCCGGAAACACATACCATCTTATCACCAAGAACTGCAACCACTTCTGCAATGATGTTTGCACCAGATTGACGGGGAAGCCTATTCCTCGCTGGGTCAACCGCCTTGCTCGACTTGGTAAGAAATCAAACATCTCTTATCAGGTTTTTCTTTGTCCAGCCATTATTAGTATAGCACCACTGCGAAACAAAACCACTATTAGTAGCATACCATCAATGCCAATGCCACAGGATAACCGAAACTTAAATTGTTACCCTATCATCATAAATTTGCATCTTTAGATTCAGTTCACTGCACATAGGATTCAAAATTCATTGAAAAATAACAATTTGGATACAAATGATTCTATATTGTTAATTATCTGTCCATTGTATAATCTTTTCGGGATGTCTTCGATGTTAGAAGGCAAACTTGACAACTTATTTCTATCGGAATGCTGAATTTAGAGAACATGTTAACTAGAAAAGTATTCATACTCATACTCAGAGATTGTTCTTGTTCCCTAGTAATTTATTTGCATCATTTTGGTGAACTTTAGGTTTCTTTTGCAATTGTGTTCTTCCGGCTGGTCTGAACGAAACAAAGGTTCGGCAAGTAAGATCAGACGGGGTTTATAATGGAGACAAGAAGAAACTGAGAAGCCATTCGACTAATAATGCATCCTCAAATCCTCGGCCCTCTTCATTAAAATCTTCCACTGCAGCGTCTACAGGCAGAAGTAGTAGACAAAGACACTGCGTTCCTCCGTCTCAATCTTTGATCCATTCTTCCTCAACCTCGGCATTGACTCTAAAGCTTTGACAccgttttttagttttaaagacTTTATAGGGTTTTAGAATTTCATTTGCACAAAAGAATGGAGGAATTGCAAATTCTATTTCTTTCCCATCATGTAATCTGTTCCAACTGCTATGTAAACAGCTGCTTGA encodes the following:
- the LOC137718237 gene encoding deSI-like protein At4g17486, with translation MLCNMILVPRKKKIGKVPVYLNVYDLTPINGYAYWLGLGVYHSGVQVHGVEYAFGAHDHATTGIFEVEPKQCPGFVFRKSILIGRTDLGPKDVRAFMEKRAEEYSGNTYHLITKNCNHFCNDVCTRLTGKPIPRWVNRLARLGFFCNCVLPAGLNETKVRQVRSDGVYNGDKKKLRSHSTNNASSNPRPSSLKSSTAASTGRSSRQRHCVPPSQSLIHSSSTSALTLKL